A window of the Lolium perenne isolate Kyuss_39 chromosome 7, Kyuss_2.0, whole genome shotgun sequence genome harbors these coding sequences:
- the LOC127316416 gene encoding cysteine proteinase 1: MDRRLVAPLLFLLGLLLLSSAAATAAAGDEEPLIRQVVGNADAGDNDLELDSHFVSFVQRFGKTYKDAEEHAHRLSVFKANLRRARRHQLLDPSAEHGVTKFSDLTPAEFRQTFLGLKTSRRSFLKEMGDSAHDAPVLPTDGLPEDFDWRDHGAVGPVKNQGSCGSCWSFSASGALEGANYLATGKMEVLSEQQFVDCDHECDSSEPDSCDAGCNGGLMTSAFSYLLKSGGLEREKDYPYTGKDGTCKFDKSKIVASVKNYTVVSVDEEQIAANLLKHGPLAIGINAAYMQTYVGGVSCPYICGRNLDHGVLLVGYGAAGFAPSRLKNKPYWIIKNSWGENWGEQGYYKICKGSNVRNKCGVDSMVSTVSAINASEE, translated from the exons ATGgatcgtcgcctcgtcgcccctctcctcttcctcctcggcctcctcctcctctcgtcgGCGGCGGCAACGGCTGCCGCGGGCGATGAGGAGCCCCTGATCCGGCAGGTCGTCGGCAACGCCGATGCCGGCGACAACGACCTGGAGCTGGACTCGCACTTCGTCAGCTTCGTGCAGCGGTTCGGGAAGACGTACAAGGACGCGGAGGAGCACGCGCACCGGCTGTCCGTGTTCAAGGCGAACCTGCGCCGCGCGCGCCGGCACCAGCTGCTCGACCCGTCCGCCGAGCATGGGGTCACCAAGTTCTCCGACCTCACCCCTGCCGAGTTCCGCCAGACCTTCCTCGGCCTCAAGACGTCGCGCCGCTCGTTCCTCAAGGAGATGGGCGACTCGGCCCACGACGCGCCCGTCCTGCCCACCGACGGCCTCCCCGAGGACTTCGACTGGAGggaccacggcgccgtcggccccGTCAAGAACCAG GGTTCGTGCGGGTCGTGCTGGTCGTTCAGCGCGTCCGGGGCGCTGGAGGGAGCCAACTACCTAGCGACGGGCAAGATGGAGGTGCTCTCCGAGCAGCAGTTCGTCGACTGCGATCATGAG TGTGACAGTTCAGAACCTGATTCATGTGACGCGGGATGCAATGGTGGGTTGATGACTTCAGCCTTCAGCTATCTTCTGAAATCTGGTGGCCTTGAGCGTGAGAAGGATTACCCTTACACTGGGAAGGATGGTACCTGCAAATTTGACAAGTCCAAGATTGTTGCTTCAGTTAAGAACTACACTGTTGTCTCTGTTGATGAAGAACAGATTGCAGCTAACCTTCTCAAACATGGACCACTGGCAA TCGGGATCAACGCCGCGTACATGCAGACTTATGTCGGTGGAGTATCATGCCCATACATTTGTGGCAGGAACCTTGACCACGGTGTTCTTCTAGTTGGTTATGGGGCTGCTGGTTTTGCGCCATCCCGCCTGAAGAACAAGCCCTACTGGATCATCAAGAACTCGTGGGGAGAAAACTGGGGGGAGCAAGGGTACTACAAGATCTGCAAGGGCTCGAACGTCCGCAACAAGTGTGGTGTCGATTCCATGGTCTCCACCGTGTCTGCCATTAACGCCTCAGAGGAGTAG
- the LOC127316415 gene encoding uncharacterized protein isoform X2, whose protein sequence is MEQPRRSRTTQAPTPLHPHSQNDAQIPVIDSLPSMRRPSPVPIPAVSTAKLAAPPMPPSPFPVSTSPSPSPPPPHLPWSAGNRRSTADGADADADRAAQKKKLPMPIVLLVLVTSSTAPSIQKALGLHGGDGAGVEIGPGKLETTSKTTCVQKNSDLPGLEKFGAVSQDHLHLRRPVQRQSHRRAHPEAKGLK, encoded by the exons ATGGAACAGCCACGCAGGTCACGCACGACCCAGGCACCCACGCCTCTCCATCCGCACAGCCAAAACGATGCACAAATTCCTGTGATTGATTCCTTGCCGTCGATGCGCCGCCCGTCTCCCGTCCCCATCCCCGCTGTCTCCACCGCCAAGCTCGCCGCGCCGCCGATGCCTCCTTCCCCGTTTCCCGTGTCTACTAGCCCATCTCCATCCCCGCCGCCTCCCCATCTGCCATGGTCGGCTGGAAACCGCCGGTCAACTGCCGATggcgccgatgccgatgccgatcgtgctgctcaaaaaaaaaaactgccgatGCCGATCGTGCTGCTCGTGTTGGTTACCTCCTCCACGGCTCCGTCGATACAAAAG GCGCTCGGGCTtcacggcggcgacggcgctggCGT AGAAATCGGGCCTGGAAAGCTGGAAACGACCAGCAAGACCACCTGCGTCCAGAAG AACTCGGATCTACCGGGCTTGGAAAAATTCGGTGCGGTGAGCCAAGACCACCTGCATCTCCGTCGACCTGTCCAGCGGCAAAGTCACCGCAGAGCTCATCCGGAAG CCAAAGGTTTGAAGTGA
- the LOC127316415 gene encoding uncharacterized protein isoform X1, giving the protein MEQPRRSRTTQAPTPLHPHSQNDAQIPVIDSLPSMRRPSPVPIPAVSTAKLAAPPMPPSPFPVSTSPSPSPPPPHLPWSAGNRRSTADGADADADRAAQKKKLPMPIVLLVLVTSSTAPSIQKALGLHGGDGAGVEIGPGKLETTSKTTCVQKNSDLPGLEKFGAVSQDHLHLRRPVQRQSHRRAHPEVIFEPGSSVLTW; this is encoded by the exons ATGGAACAGCCACGCAGGTCACGCACGACCCAGGCACCCACGCCTCTCCATCCGCACAGCCAAAACGATGCACAAATTCCTGTGATTGATTCCTTGCCGTCGATGCGCCGCCCGTCTCCCGTCCCCATCCCCGCTGTCTCCACCGCCAAGCTCGCCGCGCCGCCGATGCCTCCTTCCCCGTTTCCCGTGTCTACTAGCCCATCTCCATCCCCGCCGCCTCCCCATCTGCCATGGTCGGCTGGAAACCGCCGGTCAACTGCCGATggcgccgatgccgatgccgatcgtgctgctcaaaaaaaaaaactgccgatGCCGATCGTGCTGCTCGTGTTGGTTACCTCCTCCACGGCTCCGTCGATACAAAAG GCGCTCGGGCTtcacggcggcgacggcgctggCGT AGAAATCGGGCCTGGAAAGCTGGAAACGACCAGCAAGACCACCTGCGTCCAGAAG AACTCGGATCTACCGGGCTTGGAAAAATTCGGTGCGGTGAGCCAAGACCACCTGCATCTCCGTCGACCTGTCCAGCGGCAAAGTCACCGCAGAGCTCATCCGGAAG TGATCTTTGAACCTGGATCCTCAGTCCTCACCTGGTAA